Proteins encoded in a region of the Cytobacillus pseudoceanisediminis genome:
- the hslO gene encoding Hsp33 family molecular chaperone HslO — translation MSDYLVKALAYDGQVRAYASRTTETVGEGQRRHYTWPTASAALGRSMTAGVMMGAMLKGDNKLTIKIEGGGPIGAILVDSNAKGEVRGYVTNPQTHFDLNEQGKLDVRRAVGTEGTLTVVKDIGMREHFTGQVPLISGELGDDFTYYFVTSEQVPSSVGVGVLVNPDNSILAAGGFILQLMPGTDEETITLIENRLKEIPPVSKLIQQGLTPEELLETILGKDNVKFLEKLPVSFTCTCSKERFANAIISLGEEEIQQMIDEDGQAEASCHFCNEKYHYTKEELEELKNEVK, via the coding sequence ATGAGCGATTATTTAGTAAAAGCACTTGCATATGATGGACAAGTCCGTGCCTATGCATCTCGCACTACCGAAACAGTTGGAGAGGGCCAGCGCAGGCATTATACATGGCCAACCGCTTCAGCCGCATTAGGAAGATCCATGACGGCGGGCGTCATGATGGGCGCCATGCTGAAGGGCGATAACAAGCTGACTATCAAAATCGAAGGCGGCGGCCCAATTGGCGCCATCCTTGTAGACAGCAATGCTAAGGGAGAGGTGCGCGGCTATGTAACAAACCCGCAGACGCACTTCGATCTTAATGAGCAGGGCAAGCTTGACGTGCGCCGCGCGGTCGGCACTGAAGGGACGCTGACTGTCGTGAAGGATATTGGAATGAGAGAGCACTTCACAGGACAGGTTCCGCTGATTTCTGGAGAACTTGGAGATGATTTCACATATTACTTTGTTACTTCTGAACAAGTGCCTTCTTCCGTCGGAGTGGGTGTTCTTGTTAATCCTGACAATTCCATTCTTGCTGCTGGGGGATTCATTCTGCAGCTTATGCCGGGAACTGATGAAGAGACGATTACATTAATTGAGAACAGACTGAAAGAAATTCCGCCTGTATCCAAATTAATTCAGCAGGGATTAACGCCTGAAGAGCTACTGGAAACAATCCTTGGCAAAGACAATGTGAAGTTCCTTGAAAAGCTTCCTGTCTCCTTTACTTGTACATGTTCAAAAGAGCGTTTTGCCAATGCGATTATAAGTCTGGGTGAAGAGGAAATTCAGCAGATGATCGATGAAGATGGCCAGGCAGAAGCATCCTGCCATTTCTGCAACGAGAAATACCACTACACTAAAGAAGAACTCGAAGAATTAAAGAACGAAGTAAAGTAA
- a CDS encoding peptidylprolyl isomerase, which yields MPAEVFEQVKTLKPGKWTKPIKTENGYAVVMLHEHLKGENYSFKEVKSMIRRQIALEQMDVPVSAKPFWKEAEVEWFYGEQ from the coding sequence ATACCGGCAGAAGTCTTTGAACAGGTTAAAACCCTTAAGCCCGGCAAGTGGACCAAGCCGATTAAAACGGAAAATGGATATGCCGTTGTAATGCTCCATGAGCATTTAAAGGGAGAAAATTATTCCTTTAAAGAAGTGAAGAGCATGATTCGCCGCCAGATCGCTCTTGAGCAGATGGATGTTCCTGTCTCTGCAAAGCCCTTTTGGAAAGAAGCAGAGGTCGAGTGGTTTTACGGTGAGCAGTAA
- a CDS encoding helix-turn-helix domain-containing protein, producing the protein MEAEKWGRRIRAFRKLKGFTQEGFARELGVSVSILGEIERGNRMPAPALIEQIALALNITQEELAPRQEHE; encoded by the coding sequence ATGGAAGCAGAAAAATGGGGAAGACGTATTCGCGCTTTTCGAAAGTTAAAAGGATTTACGCAAGAAGGATTTGCGAGAGAGCTCGGTGTATCGGTTTCGATATTAGGTGAAATTGAAAGAGGAAACCGCATGCCTGCACCGGCTTTAATTGAGCAGATTGCACTGGCGCTTAACATAACACAGGAAGAATTGGCTCCCAGGCAGGAGCACGAATAA
- the pabC gene encoding aminodeoxychorismate lyase, with the protein MFIYMNGEVIRKEEARVSPFDHGFLYGMGLFETFRVYNGHPFLLDDHLERLNWSLEVLNINASYKREQVLGALEMLLERNGYKNAYIRMNVSAGNGEIGLQAAPYTNPNTILFCKPLSSRNTGAEKQAVLLKIPRNTPEGAERLKSHHYLNNILAKKEAGNDPGIEGLFLTKEGFLAEGVTSNLFWINGGHLFTPSLDTGILNGITRRFVMRLAEKLGMNVQEGMYRPEAIVGADEVFITNSIQEIVPICMFDGHPMPGLSGKKTRELQIHYEYHCEYLWSRNEL; encoded by the coding sequence TTGTTTATATACATGAATGGTGAAGTTATCAGAAAAGAGGAGGCCAGGGTTTCTCCTTTTGATCATGGTTTTTTATATGGTATGGGGCTGTTCGAAACATTCCGTGTCTATAATGGTCATCCCTTTTTGCTGGATGATCATCTGGAACGGCTGAATTGGAGTCTGGAAGTTCTGAATATCAATGCGAGTTATAAAAGAGAACAAGTGCTTGGAGCGCTGGAGATGCTGCTTGAAAGAAACGGTTATAAGAATGCCTATATCCGGATGAATGTGTCAGCGGGAAACGGGGAGATTGGCCTTCAGGCAGCTCCGTACACAAACCCGAATACGATTCTTTTCTGCAAACCGCTTTCTTCAAGGAATACGGGCGCAGAAAAGCAGGCAGTGCTGCTGAAGATTCCCCGCAATACACCCGAAGGGGCAGAACGCCTGAAGTCCCATCATTATTTAAATAACATTCTGGCTAAAAAAGAAGCGGGAAACGACCCTGGCATAGAAGGGTTATTTTTGACAAAGGAAGGCTTTTTGGCCGAAGGGGTCACTTCGAATCTATTCTGGATTAATGGAGGCCATTTATTTACGCCCTCGCTTGATACTGGCATACTTAACGGCATTACCCGAAGATTTGTGATGAGGCTTGCAGAGAAACTGGGGATGAATGTCCAGGAAGGCATGTATAGGCCGGAAGCTATAGTTGGGGCAGATGAAGTTTTTATAACGAACTCCATTCAGGAAATTGTACCGATTTGCATGTTTGATGGCCATCCCATGCCAGGGCTTTCCGGCAAGAAAACAAGAGAGCTCCAGATTCACTATGAATACCACTGTGAATACTTATGGAGCAGGAATGAACTGTAG
- the folK gene encoding 2-amino-4-hydroxy-6-hydroxymethyldihydropteridine diphosphokinase: MKNTAFIALGSNIGSRFEHLKEAIELIDQLPDTQVVNTSSIYETDPVGYEDQEQFLNMAIQISTGLNPFKLLDACLDIELKLGRKREIHWGPRTIDLDILLYNHENIETEKLIVPHPRMHERAFVLVPLLEVDSSIRLPKMERPLISILEDIPDREGVRIWKQKNGEDVFALFES, encoded by the coding sequence ATGAAGAATACCGCTTTTATTGCACTCGGCTCAAACATCGGCAGCCGGTTTGAACACTTGAAGGAAGCCATTGAGCTGATTGATCAGCTTCCGGATACCCAAGTGGTAAATACTTCATCTATTTACGAAACCGACCCGGTTGGGTATGAAGATCAAGAACAATTCTTAAATATGGCGATCCAAATTTCTACAGGATTAAATCCCTTTAAATTGCTGGATGCATGCCTTGATATAGAATTAAAACTTGGGAGAAAAAGGGAAATCCATTGGGGCCCCCGGACAATAGACCTTGACATTTTGCTGTATAATCACGAAAATATTGAAACAGAGAAGCTTATTGTTCCTCATCCTCGGATGCATGAAAGAGCATTTGTCCTTGTTCCTCTTTTAGAGGTTGATTCCAGCATCAGGCTTCCGAAGATGGAGAGGCCCTTAATTTCAATACTGGAAGATATACCTGACAGAGAGGGAGTACGGATATGGAAGCAGAAAAATGGGGAAGACGTATTCGCGCTTTTCGAAAGTTAA
- the pabA gene encoding aminodeoxychorismate/anthranilate synthase component II, with amino-acid sequence MIYMIDNYDSFTYNLVQYLGELGEELVVKRNDETSISEIGSLQPKFLMISPGPCSPNEAGISLKAIEAFAGKIPVFGVCLGHQSIAQVFGGDVVQAERLMHGKTSEIFHDGKTIFKGLPNPFPATRYHSLIVKKETLPACLEVSAWTAEGEIMAIRHKELPLEGVQFHPESIMTTAGKELLQNFIQHYKALLQTEGI; translated from the coding sequence ATGATTTATATGATCGATAATTACGACTCTTTTACGTATAATCTCGTACAGTATCTCGGTGAATTAGGCGAAGAGCTGGTTGTAAAAAGAAACGATGAAACCTCTATTTCTGAAATAGGCAGTTTGCAGCCGAAGTTCCTAATGATCTCTCCGGGGCCGTGCAGCCCGAATGAAGCCGGCATCAGTCTGAAAGCTATTGAAGCTTTTGCAGGCAAAATCCCTGTTTTTGGCGTTTGTCTGGGACATCAATCGATTGCTCAAGTATTCGGTGGTGATGTTGTGCAGGCCGAGCGGCTCATGCATGGAAAAACCTCCGAAATTTTTCATGATGGGAAAACAATTTTTAAGGGCTTGCCCAATCCGTTTCCTGCCACCCGCTACCATTCGCTGATTGTAAAAAAGGAGACTCTGCCAGCTTGCCTTGAGGTCTCGGCCTGGACAGCTGAAGGGGAAATTATGGCCATTCGCCATAAGGAGCTCCCTTTGGAAGGTGTCCAATTCCATCCGGAATCGATTATGACGACGGCCGGAAAGGAACTCCTTCAGAATTTTATTCAGCATTACAAAGCTTTACTGCAGACAGAGGGGATTTAA
- the cysK gene encoding cysteine synthase A: protein MVRVANSIADLVGQTPIVKLNRLVDDNSADVYLKLEYMNPGSSVKDRIALAMITAAEKDGSLKPGDTIIEPTSGNTGIGLAMIAAAKGYKAVLVMPETMSMERRNLLRAYGADLVLTPGPEGMGGAIRKAQELAKENGYFVPQQFENPANPEIHRLTTGPEITEQMGDQLDAFISGIGTGGTITGAGQVLKEKYKNIKIYAVEPTDSPVLSGGKPGPHKIQGIGAGFVPDTLDTKIYDEVIQITNDEAFEYARRAAKEEGILGGISSGAAISAALKVAKELGKGKKVLAIIPSNGERYLSTPLYQFEAE from the coding sequence ATGGTACGTGTAGCAAATTCGATTGCAGACCTTGTTGGCCAGACGCCAATTGTGAAACTAAACCGTTTAGTTGATGATAATAGTGCAGATGTTTATCTGAAATTGGAGTACATGAATCCTGGAAGCAGCGTAAAAGACCGTATTGCCCTGGCAATGATCACTGCCGCAGAGAAAGATGGAAGCCTTAAACCAGGTGATACCATTATTGAACCGACAAGTGGAAATACAGGAATCGGATTAGCGATGATTGCAGCAGCAAAAGGCTATAAAGCGGTTCTTGTCATGCCGGAGACGATGAGTATGGAGCGCCGAAATTTACTTCGTGCTTACGGGGCCGACCTTGTACTCACACCTGGACCGGAAGGAATGGGCGGTGCGATCCGCAAGGCGCAGGAACTGGCAAAGGAAAATGGCTATTTCGTGCCTCAGCAGTTTGAAAACCCTGCGAACCCTGAAATTCACCGTTTAACAACAGGACCTGAAATTACAGAGCAGATGGGCGACCAGCTTGATGCATTCATATCCGGAATCGGTACAGGCGGAACGATTACAGGTGCCGGCCAAGTGCTTAAAGAAAAATATAAAAACATCAAAATTTACGCAGTTGAACCAACCGATTCTCCTGTACTATCAGGCGGAAAGCCGGGTCCTCATAAAATCCAGGGCATTGGAGCAGGATTTGTACCGGATACCCTGGATACAAAGATTTATGATGAAGTGATTCAAATTACAAACGATGAGGCATTTGAATATGCCCGCCGCGCGGCCAAGGAAGAAGGAATCCTAGGAGGCATTTCCTCTGGTGCGGCGATCAGTGCGGCCCTAAAAGTTGCCAAAGAGCTTGGAAAAGGGAAAAAAGTTCTGGCGATTATCCCAAGTAACGGCGAGCGTTATTTAAGTACTCCTTTATACCAATTTGAAGCTGAATAA
- a CDS encoding peptidyl-prolyl cis-trans isomerase, translated as METKYGKSTLSELIDQKVIEEAGEKYGVKVSEKAVDLELKMVKTMYGGNFTDEMSEDKWRRQIKNNLILEELLTADVSVSEEEMKSYYEQNSSQFQVPDTYHISQIIVKTKEEAEQTLKELDEGSSFSVLAMERSIDEFTASLGGMQGMSVKMMNIYRQKSLNRLKPLSPASGPSRLKRKMDMPL; from the coding sequence ATGGAAACAAAATACGGAAAAAGCACATTAAGTGAATTAATTGATCAGAAGGTCATTGAAGAAGCAGGGGAAAAATACGGGGTGAAGGTCTCTGAAAAGGCTGTAGATCTTGAACTGAAAATGGTCAAGACCATGTACGGCGGCAATTTCACCGATGAGATGAGCGAAGACAAGTGGCGCAGGCAAATCAAAAATAACCTTATTCTTGAAGAACTGCTGACTGCCGATGTCTCCGTCTCTGAAGAAGAAATGAAAAGCTACTATGAGCAAAACAGCAGTCAGTTCCAAGTTCCGGACACTTATCACATCTCTCAGATTATCGTTAAAACAAAAGAAGAAGCGGAACAGACATTGAAGGAGCTGGATGAAGGCTCGAGCTTCTCTGTGCTTGCGATGGAACGGTCGATCGATGAATTTACCGCCAGCCTGGGGGGAATGCAGGGTATGTCAGTGAAGATGATGAACATATACCGGCAGAAGTCTTTGAACAGGTTAAAACCCTTAAGCCCGGCAAGTGGACCAAGCCGATTAAAACGGAAAATGGATATGCCGTTGTAA
- the folP gene encoding dihydropteroate synthase gives MSKTTIQCGPYTLDYGKKTIVMGILNATPDSFSDGGKYSHQDLAVKHALAMVENGADIIDVGGESTRPGFDPVPEDEELKRVLPVIEAISKEVDVPISIDTYKAEVARQAIGAGAHIINDVWGAKADPQMASVAAETEAPIILMHNRKDMEYTSFFRDVLNDLYESITLVKSAGVKDEKIILDPGIGFAKDLNYNLQMMRDLDKLVAVGYPVLLGTSKKRMIGTILDLPVEERTEGTGATVCYGIQKGCQMIRIHDVKEMSRMAKMMDALMGKGEYNG, from the coding sequence ATGTCTAAAACAACAATTCAGTGTGGACCGTATACGTTGGATTACGGAAAGAAAACCATTGTAATGGGGATTTTGAATGCAACGCCAGACTCCTTCTCGGATGGAGGCAAATACAGTCATCAGGATCTGGCAGTCAAGCATGCTCTGGCAATGGTTGAAAATGGAGCGGATATTATTGATGTCGGGGGAGAATCAACCCGTCCGGGATTTGATCCGGTGCCTGAAGACGAAGAGCTGAAGCGTGTTCTTCCTGTCATTGAGGCGATATCAAAGGAAGTAGATGTTCCAATATCAATTGATACCTATAAAGCTGAAGTCGCCAGGCAGGCCATTGGAGCCGGGGCTCATATTATCAATGATGTCTGGGGTGCCAAAGCGGATCCTCAGATGGCTTCCGTCGCGGCGGAAACGGAAGCGCCGATTATCTTAATGCATAACCGCAAAGATATGGAATACACTTCATTTTTCCGTGATGTCCTGAATGATCTGTATGAAAGCATCACGCTTGTAAAGTCAGCCGGTGTTAAGGACGAGAAGATTATCCTTGACCCGGGCATCGGTTTTGCCAAAGACTTAAATTATAACCTGCAAATGATGAGAGATTTGGACAAGCTTGTTGCCGTTGGGTATCCCGTGCTGCTTGGAACATCGAAAAAGCGGATGATCGGAACCATCCTGGACCTTCCGGTAGAAGAAAGAACGGAAGGAACAGGGGCCACAGTTTGCTACGGCATCCAAAAAGGATGTCAGATGATCCGCATCCATGATGTAAAGGAAATGAGCCGAATGGCTAAAATGATGGACGCTTTAATGGGAAAAGGTGAATACAATGGATAA